A stretch of the Lolium perenne isolate Kyuss_39 chromosome 3, Kyuss_2.0, whole genome shotgun sequence genome encodes the following:
- the LOC127341488 gene encoding BTB/POZ domain and ankyrin repeat-containing protein NPR1 yields the protein MEPPPTSHVTTAFSDSDSVSMEVSGDAADPDLEALRRLSDNLAAAFRSPQDFAFLADASVAVPGAPDLRVHRCVLAARSPFLRDVFARRAGAPPGAEGVRLDLRELLGDEVEVGYEALQLVLDYLYSGRVVRDLPKSACACVDDDGCRHVGCHPAVSFMAQVLFAACTFQVVELTSLFQRRLLDVLDMVEVDNLPLILCVANLCNKSCTKLLERCLDMVVRSNLDMVTLEKALPSDVIKQITDSRLSLGLVSPEDNGFPNKHVRRILRALDSDDVELVRMLLKEGLTNLDDAFALHYAVEHCDSKITKELLDITLADVNLRNPRGYTVLHIAARRRDPTIVVSLLTKGARPSDLTIDGRKAVQISRRLTKYGNHFRITEEGKPSPKDWLCIEILEQAERRDPQLGEASVSLAMAGECQRGRLLYLENRVALAKIMFPIEARVAMDIAQVDGTLEFNLASGANPRPEIQGGTVDLNETPFIMKDEHLARIRALSKTVELGKRFFPRCSNVLDKIMDDEAELAALGRDTSTSTDKKRRFHDLQNLLLKAFDEDKEENDRSALSSSSSSTTTSIGAGRLTVRPRR from the exons ATGGAGCCTCCTCCGACCAGCCACGTCACCACCGCCTTCTCCGACTCCGACAGCGTCTCCATGGAGGTCTCCGGCGACGCGGCGGACCCGGACCTGGAGGCGCTCCGCCGCCTCTCCGACAACCTCGCCGCCGCCTTCCGCTCGCCCCAAGACTTCGCCTTCCTCGCCGACGCCAGCGTCGCCGTGCCGGGCGCGCCCGACCTGCGCGTCCACCGCTGCGTGCTCGCCGCCCGGAGCCCCTTCCTGCGCGACGTCTTTGCGCGCCGCGCCGGCGCACCGCCCGGCGCGGAGGGCGTCCGGCTGGACCTCCGGGAGCTCCTCGGCGACGAGGTGGAGGTCGGGTACGAGGCGCTGCAGCTCGTGCTAGACTACCTCTACAGCGGCCGCGTCGTCCGCGACCTCCCCAAGTCGGCCTGCGCCTGCGTCGACGACGACGGCTGCCGCCACGTCGGCTGCCACCCCGCCGTCTCATTCATGGCGCAGGTCCTCTTCGCCGCCTGCACCTTCCAGGTCGTCGAGCTCACCAGCCTCTTCCAG CGGCGTCTCCTTGATGTACTTGATATGGTTGAAGTGGATAACCTTCCTTTGATCTTATGTGTTGCAAACTTGTGCAATAAATCTTGCACGAAACTGCTCGAAAGATGCCTTGATATGGTGGTCCGGTCAAATCTTGACATGGTTACTCTTGAGAAAGCGTTGCCTTCAGATGTTATCAAGCAAATTACTGATTCACGGCTAAGTCTCGGATTAGTTTCACCTGAAGACAATGGTTTTCCTAACAAACATGTAAGAAGGATACTCAGAGCTCTTGATTCTGATGATGTGGAGCTTGTCAGGATGCTGCTCAAGGAAGGGCTGACTAATCTTGATGATGCATTTGCATTGCACTATGCTGTAGAACACTGTGATTCAAAAATCACAAAAGAACTTCTGGACATCACACTTGCAGATGTTAATCTAAGGAACCCAAGAGGTTATACCGTTCTTCATATTGCTGCCAGGCGAAGAGATCCTACAATTGTTGTCTCTCTTTTAACAAAAGGTGCTCGGCCTTCTGATCTTACAATTGATGGAAGAAAAGCAGTTCAAATTTCTAGGAGACTCACAAAATATGGGAATCACTTTCGTATTACTGAAGAAGGAAAACCGTCTCCTAAAGACTGGTTATGCATTGAGATACTGGAGCAAGCAGAAAGAAGGGATCCACAACTTGGAGAAGCATCGGTTTCTCTTGCAATGGCTGGTGAATGTCAACGTGGAAGGTTGTTGTACCTTGAAAACCGAG TTGCTTTGGCGAAGATAATGTTTCCAATTGAGGCAAGAGTAGCAATGGACATTGCTCAAGTGGATGGTACTTTGGAATTTAACCTTGCTTCTGGTGCAAATCCACGTCCTGAGATACAAGGGGGAACTGTTGATCTAAATGAAACTCCTTTCATAATGAAGGACGAACACTTAGCTCGGATCAGAGCCCTCTCAAAAACAG TTGAACTCGGTAAACGCTTCTTCCCACGCTGTTCCAATGTGCTGGACAAGATCATGGATGATGAAGCTGAGCTGGCTGCCCTTGGAAGAGATACATCCACATCCACCGATAAGAAGCGGAGGTTCCATGATCTGCAGAACTTGCTTCTGAAGGCATTCGACGAGGACAAGGAGGAGAATGACAGGTCGGCCctttcatcttcctcatcgtcgacgacgacATCCATTGGAGCAGGGAGATTGACAGTTCGGCCTAGGAGATGA